The following coding sequences lie in one Rhizobium rhododendri genomic window:
- a CDS encoding esterase family protein, with the protein MNREYLRWYSPRLHRDMELLVFGHAGAKVLMFPTRDGRFWEYEALGLVASLADKLEAGQLQLYCIEGLASESFYNAHRRPAERIGRHAAFEDYILHEVLPLMAAKNQDGCTIVHGCSLGAFQAANLVFRHPHLFRKLVAFSGRYDLTMKVDSFGDLLDGYYDDRVYFNTPLHFLPGMTNDWRLDKLRQVEIVLTIGKDDPFLDNNRLLSHVLADKQVGHQLHLWDGRAHRGSAWRKMAALYI; encoded by the coding sequence ATGAACCGCGAATATTTGCGCTGGTATAGCCCGCGCCTGCATCGAGACATGGAGTTGCTGGTGTTCGGGCACGCCGGCGCCAAGGTCCTGATGTTTCCAACGCGCGACGGACGGTTCTGGGAATACGAAGCGCTTGGGCTCGTTGCCAGCCTTGCGGACAAGCTTGAGGCCGGCCAGTTGCAGCTTTACTGCATCGAGGGGCTCGCGAGCGAAAGCTTCTACAACGCCCACCGACGGCCAGCCGAGCGCATCGGCCGCCACGCCGCCTTCGAAGACTATATCCTGCATGAAGTGCTGCCACTGATGGCCGCGAAAAATCAGGATGGCTGCACGATCGTCCACGGCTGCAGCCTCGGCGCCTTCCAGGCAGCCAACCTCGTCTTCCGCCACCCGCACCTGTTCCGCAAGCTGGTCGCATTCTCGGGCCGCTACGATCTCACCATGAAAGTCGATTCTTTCGGCGATCTGCTGGACGGCTATTACGACGACCGGGTCTACTTCAACACGCCGCTGCATTTTCTTCCGGGGATGACCAACGACTGGCGCCTGGACAAGCTACGTCAGGTCGAGATCGTGCTGACCATCGGCAAGGATGATCCGTTTCTCGACAATAACCGTCTGCTCAGCCATGTCCTGGCAGACAAGCAGGTCGGCCACCAGCTTCACCTCTGGGATGGCCGCGCCCACCGGGGAAGCGCCTGGCGAAAGATGGCGGCGCTCTATATTTGA